ACCGACTGGTTACATAAGAAATGACACTAACATTGCAGTTTCTTAAAGATACACCATCAAAAACCAACCCATATGAGATGTCGGAAAAACAGAGTTCTAACCTGCTCGATTGCCATCTGATTCCAAGCTTTTTGAACTAATTAGATAAAAATATCTCAGTTAGATATATACAGCTCAAAACATAAAGTTCAGCGCTCTCTAAATTAGTTTGAaactaaattaatatttatatatacatatatatccgTTAATCAAATTTCCGATACCGTTCTAACTACCGAGAAAAGAGACCAAAATTAGTCGGAAAAACGGAATGTAGGAGAGTCTAGCACCACATATTTCAGAACACCTCACCGTCCACACGACTCAGATATACATTTAAGAGCAAAAAGATAAAAGCTTCCCGCCGTCACGTTCTATTCCGGATGAAGAGAGAAGAGTTTATACGCCACAATATTTAACAGTagattactatatatatacacaattaTACACCACACCAAACATGCACCATTATTATTGACCAATCTGACCACTCGTCCTTCTGGAACCGTTACATCGGAACCTGTTGGTATCTGTAATATAAACATTCTATAGATTATAGAGAAGTCCAGACTCCATTCCCAACATCTAACCATTGCTTGTTGCTGGCACTAAACTCGAACATGGTCACCACAACACTTGATGTTCCATCGTTGACTCTCTAGTCTGCAACCCACAaacttgtgtgtgtgtgtgtgtgctcATTTCGATCATACAGTTCAAACTGTAAGTTACAAGTATATGATGTTCTTTTTTCTGATTTGGGTTGTGTTTTCTTGAATCAAGTTAGGTTCTTGGTTAGTAAAGAGCTAATCTTGAAGGGTTAAGTTTGCAGGAGCTTGAGTGATCATGGATCCAGAAAAGAATACGGTGTTTGTTGGCACCAACCAATTCGTTGACGTTGAGAACTTTGGTTTGTTGGACAAGGAGGGTGAGGATAATGACAACAGCAGGACTCACAGCTACAGGGAACCCCTTTTGACCAGAAGGATCACCAACACAACTTCTCAGATTGCCATTGTTGGTTCCAATGTCTGCCCCATCGAGAGCCTTGATTATGAGTAAGCACCTTTTCAAGTTTGGGCTTTGTTACAATTTGTATGATTCGTTACATGATTGTTGGTCCTCTTGATCGAGTTGTCTTCGATATAAGCTTGCTCAATGCTCCCAAACCCAGGATTCGGGTTTGAGTAGGAGCCATATATGTGTGAATTTTGTGATGGGATCTTAGATATGTTGCTGACTTTGGCATTATTTCACCTTTGATGTCTCTAGCCTGTGCAAACAGTATTTAGAGTTGTGTTTCTGTAAGATCTTCATTTCCCAACTGTTATAGAGTCTCAGAATGTTTGAGTTCTTGCTGAGTTATTTTAGCACATTGCAGGATTTTTGAAAACGATCTATTTAAGCAGGACTGGAGGTCAGCAAAGAAGAGTCGAATACTTCAGTATGTGGTGCTAAAGTGGGCATTGGCACTTGTCATTGGGCTTGTGACTGGCCTAGTTGGCTTCTTCAATAATATTGCAGTCGAGAATATTTCTGGATACAAATTGCTCTTGACTAGCAGTTTCATGGCAAAGGAGCAGTAAGCCCTGTTTCAAGTTTTCTACCACCTGAGTCTATTAATCATCTGTTACTTCATTCTAAAATAAAAGTGTATCTGTTACTTGTTCATCGTTTTATACAATCTTAAGATTAAATTGATAGGAATATGATTGGTTTTAGTGCAGATATTACAGGGCTTTTGGAGTATATGCTGCCATGAATGTAGGTTTAGCAACAGCTGCTGCAGCTCTTTGTGCTTTTATTGCTCCTGCTGCAGCAGGTTCTGGTATTCCGGAGGTCAAAGCTTATCTAAACGGAATAGATGCATATTCAATACTGGCTCCAAGCACCCTGTTTGTCAAGGTACACATACGTTGATGTCATGTTCTTCCCCTCAGTCCCTTTATCTGTGTACAAACATGTAAAGTTGTAAACATATTTGCCTATAGGAAAATTAAATGAACATTGTTGCTACATTTTCTCCTAAATAACTGCTCTCTTGATATACTTTCACAGAGCTGAAAGTTTTGCTTTATGTTTCAGATCCTCCGAGTTCTCAATATATTTGATTGAATTTTTTCGATAAATATGAagcaaatttttttaaattcaatCTAATATCATTCTGGATTGTTGCAGATTTTTGGTTCCATTCTTTGTGTTTCTGCTGGATTTGTGGTTGGTAAAGAAGGCCCCATGGTACATACAGGTGCTTGCATAGCCTCTTTGCTTGGGCAGGGGGGTTCTCGCAAGTATCATTTGACCTGGTCATGGCTAAGATACTTCAAAAATGATCGTGACCGACGAGACTTGATTACATGTGGTGCTGCAGCTGGTGTGGCTGCTGCCTTTCGTGCTCCGGTTGGTGGGGTTCTCTTTGCCCTTGAGGAAGCTGCTTCATGGTACTCTCAGTCTCTCATAAGAATAATGAGTTGGAGAAAAAAAGTATTAGAAAACAGCAGAGCCAGAAAAGTAGAGATGCTTAGAAAAGAACTCTAACAATGGTGAAAGAAAATGGGTTAAAATTTGCAATTGCATTAAGTTGGCCCATGCCAAGTTGCCAACTAGTCAATTACCCcaaaaatttcatatataaCTCAACAAGTATTGTTTACATAACGATGCTTTATTCACATCACAGTTGGCTTTAGCTTTTCTACAATCTTAAATTTCTCAAGCCTTCTAGACATATTGACTCTAGCAGTAAAGTTTCTTTAGGTTAGTATATATCTTACATAGTGGTAGAAGTGATGGGTATTCTGAACACATTATGGGAGAAATGTGAAGGGTTTTAAAAGAGAACGAACATAGATGATGTTTCGTGATTCTGGCTGCTATAACTGTGGGAAGTATCAGTTTTGGGTGAAATATGCCTTCAGTTTTGCGAACATTGGGGTTCTGAGTTGTGTGTTCTCTCTGCTGACATCTTCAGGTGGCGAAGTGCACTTCTCTGGAGAACATTTTTCACAACAGCAGTAGTTGCAATTGTTTTGAGAGGTTTCATCCAGTTCTGTGCTACAGGAAATTGTGGCCTATTTGGGCAAGGTGGTCTGATCATGTACGATGTCAGTGCGGCTGATGCAACATATAGTGCTCCAGATATACTAGCGGTATTACTCCTTGGTGTTTTTGGAGGAATTTTTGGAAGCATATATAACTATCTTGTTGAcaaggtcattcgaacttatAGCATCATTCATGAGTAAGTCATGTTTCGAGGGAATGATATCACACTACTATATTACTTGCTGATacaataatatatttattgtttACTTTCCATTTCTGTTAAAGTTCTCTGGGTTTTGTTAATCTGCAGAAGGGGGGCAGCTGCAAAAATATTACTTGTTATCACCATAGCCCTATTGACGTCAGCTGTGTCTTATGGCTTGCCATGGTTTGCAACGTGCATCCAATGCCCTACTGACGAGACTGAGTGTCCTACTGTTGGTAAAGCTGGCAACTATATAAGCTTCAACTGCCCATCAGGATATTACAATGACATTGCCTCCCTCTTTCTGAACACAAATGATGATGCTATTCGTAATTTATTTGGCACCGATACAACAAAAGAATTCCACATATACTctcttttcatcttctttgctGCTGTTTTCATCCTTGGAGTTGTTACATATGGCATTGCTATTCCCTCTGGACTTTTCATCCCTGTCATACTAGCCGGAGCTTGCTATGGTCGTCTTGTTGGGAGGTTGTTTGAATCAATATCTAGTCTCGACACAGGCCTCTTTGCTCTACTTGGAGCTGCCTCGTTCCTTGGTGGCACTATGCGGATGACAGTTTCCCTATGTATCATTTTGCTTGAACTGACCAATGACATACTGTTGCTTCCCCTGGTGATGTTGGTCCTGCTTATTTCAAAAACTGTGGCTGATAACTTCAACAAGGGAATTTATGACCAAATTGTTAAGATAAAGGGATTGCCTTATTTGGAGGCTCATGCAGAACCTTACATGAAGAATTTGGTCACAAGTGATGTTGTTTCAGGTCCTTTGGTTACCTTCGCAGGTGTTGAGAAAGTAGGCTATATCCTGCATGCTTTGAGGACTACAGGGCATAATGGATTCCCAGTGATTGATGAACCACCATTCTCAGACACTCCGGAGTTGTGTGGTCTTGTTTTAAGGTCCCATTTGCTTACTTTGCTCAATGGTAAGGTCTTTTCAAAGGAGAGGGTTCTTCAAGGAGAAGAAATCTTACGCAGATTTGGTGCATTTGATTTTGCTAAGGCAGGATCAGGAAAGGGACTCAAAGTGGAAGATCTTGATAtagaagaggaagagatggaaatgTATGTTGACCTCCATCCTATTACAAATGCATCCCCATACACAGTGGTTGAGACAATGTCACTAGCCAAAGCTGCTATTCTGTTTCGACAACTTGGTCTCAGGCACTTATGTTTGGTACCAAAGAGCCAAGGGGTAAGTTCCTTCTCCTTAATATATCAACTTGGTTTCCTTATTTGTATCCAAATTCATTTTTACCTTGTTTCTATAGTTCAGCAAGAGTTCAGTGCTGCTCATCAAACTCTGCAAGCACACATCTAACGTAGTTTTTGTTGTCTTTGTTTGCAAATGGCAGAGATCTCCAATTGTCGGAATTCTGACACGGCATGACTTTATGCCAGAGCACATTCTGGGACTCTTCCCTAATATCAAGCCTCACAACAACTAGATCAAGAGGGTTGATTAAGTTCAACAAAATTTTGACGGTGCAATATATCCATTGATCTGTTTAATGCTACCTTGTTCGTCGATTGTTTGCCAGTGATTGCAACTACGTACTGGAACTTGAGGTGGTGTATGAACAAGCAAGGTTTAGTTTGAAGAAGAAAGTTTATAGGAATTATAGCTATGACTGGACAATAATCTCAGGATTACTAAACTTGCTCGTGTCTGTCGTATGTTGATGTCCAATTGTCCATGGATGCATAAAGAACTATGTAAAACTATTTAAGACCTGCCCAAGTAGTATAGACTGGGATAAAATTCATTTCTATGCACAGACAAGTATACAAGAGATTCCGTGCATGTCTCCCTTCGTGTATATGCAttgatttataattttaatttataggTCACTCATAGCAGCTTCTAAGGTTTCTTTTAAAAACTATTTTTACTCACAACTCAATAAATATTaggataaattataaaaatgtaccATCTCCTAacttatattttaaaaaagttactatttatgaattaattataaaaaagtcatcacatttaagtgAAAATTCGAAATGTGAAAATTAGAATAagatcaacaaaattagaaaaaaaatcactttaaaaatattttctggactgttttgccatttttcactctttttttttttctaattccaGTCATAACTTTTCCGTCCGACGAcagattttgacgaaattagtatcgttagaaagatctcgctcccctctttcatttgatatactacccacaCCGAATCAACCAACCGTACAAGGTGCAACAACCATCGCAAAGGGTTGTCGCCATCGATGGAGATGCTCTAAACAATTCCGGCGAAACCAAAGCTCAAGGTTCCCTAATTCtagctattctcttcattctgagcatattTATActaatctcatttgaattttaacaaaatttcgcataCTTTCACATTTCCTCTATGCAtatcacacctcctgtcacaaccactatcacactatctcttaactgtcacacctattgtcacaaccactatcacacccactgtcacagaaactgtcacactatctatttacactaatTGCCACACCTGCTATCAAACCACTATCACACCTGccgtcacactacctatcacagatCTTGTCACAGATGCCGTCACAGATcctgtcacacccgctgtcacactacctatcacagatGTTGTCACAGATCTTGTCACATATGCTGTCACAACTattgtcacacccgctgtcacacccgctgtcacactacctatcacaactaCTGTCAccagtcacactacctatcacagcaTCTGTCACAACACAAAATTTCGTTCACAGAGGAGAAACTCGAAAATGTACAAAAAAGATTTTTATGGGTCAGTCTACGATGACTGGTTCGTTCACTTAGGAGAATCTACAGTTCCAGAGAATGATCCTTAAGAGATTCGGCCTTAGTGATTCAACATATCTTCCAGAGGCTGTACTCAACATTCCTCCAAATCCCTCAATGAAAGAAGCCAGGAAAGAAGCTGAGGCACTGATGTATGGTGCCATTGACGAGCTTTTTTGCCAGGACATCGATAAAGCTCAAGGACATTGGAATCTTGATTGTCAACTATCATTCAAAGCTCGTTTCAAATTGTTTATTTCGGATGGGAGGAGCTGCTATACTTCTTTCAAACAAGAGCTCAGACAAAAGAAGGTCCAAATATCGATTGGTTCATACTGTTCGCACGCACAAAGGTGCTGACGACAAGTGCTTTAGCTGTGTTACCCAAGAAGAAGATGACGCCGGGCATATTTCATCCACCTCCCTGCCTTGGTCGCCGAGGCTCAGTCAGGATTTGAAGCTCATGTATGTTTTTTTCGGGAAATAATAAAAGTCTGTGGCAACGTGTAAATATCATGAAATTCAAGGGCAACGCTTTAAGCTTTTAGCAATtcgacttttttctaattttgaaatatttcatgacttttttctcatttcatgTGTCAATATagacttttttataagaagcctaaaatattaatatttttctttaaaatctaAAATAACACTCTTATTTATAATAATTCTTAATAtcttaaaataaaatcatgttTTAATTCTATAATGTGACTAATGTCGTCCTctccctaaaaaaaaattaataaggaaagttgaaattttgaattgcCGCAAAAGCCCACAATTTTATtattcttcacgaaagtctaAAAACCGGCGGAAGGATACTACCGtaaactaaccaaacaaaaggggggggggggggacaaAACGTCCTGGGTAGAGAGGAGTACGCGGAAGCGAAGAAAATCAAACGCAGTCACCCACGAGTTGAGGAGAAGTGCCGATGACAATTCAAGTATAGCGAACTACAAATGGGAATATCAGTACTCTGTTTTCAAGAGCTTTACGAATTGGCTCCGAACTGCTATAGTTTGTTATGCAGTACCTTATAAACATGATTCTGATTTATCTTAATCTGAATTTGTTTTGACTCACTCTTTCAGGATCATGGTTGGATTGGTTGCTGAAACACAGAAATCATCGCGTCGTACGTAGTAAGCAAAGGTGTGGTCAGTTTGATCTTTGGCATTAAAAGTTGTTTGCAGAGGTAATGCCCAGAACCCTCTTTGTGGTATCTCTATCATTCCATTTATCTTTCAGAGTaatatatatgagaaataCAAACATCTGTATTTATCTTTCAGAGTCTAAATAGATTACACTCAAGCTGACTTACCCAAGACTTTCTATAATTGTTTTTGGTATCAGATGCACGAAAAACCCATATTACGTTTGCATGTATCTCTGATATCAAATTACTTTTGCCTGTATCTCTAATgtaataattttgtttttcttctctttttcccTAGGAGTGTTGATATCTCAACCTATTCTTTGGTCAAGCCGTCCAAAAGACTTCCTTTGAGGTAGGTTTTGGAGAAGTTCAGACCGAAACAATGAATTTGTATGCTTTACAGTGACTATAATCGTTGGAAACTTCTGTCTACTGATAAAGCAAAGAGGGGAATTGGATAAAGACAGCAAGTTAAATTCGATTCAATGCTCCAAGTCAATCTgtataaacaaaaacaaatttggAAGAAGGAAAATTGAGCTGTTGGGCATGCGAGAAGGCAATTGCGATTATCAGGTTTGAGGGCAAACAATGGCGACATTCCACAGTTGGCTTCATAATAGTCTCACCAAAATTTTCACTTTCATAGCAGCACAGCAGCAGCAGTGTGTATCTCTCCGCACTTAGACGGAGAGAAAGCACTAAGAAGATGCCTAAATCAGGCAATGCATGAAAGAAATGACGTGAATACTAATAAGTGACCTGTCCCTTCATTCTCCGTAGCATCAATGAATGGTACaactttttctcttttatacTACAACACCTTTTCAGTGC
This genomic interval from Argentina anserina chromosome 1, drPotAnse1.1, whole genome shotgun sequence contains the following:
- the LOC126798862 gene encoding chloride channel protein CLC-c isoform X2 — its product is MNVGLATAAAALCAFIAPAAAGSGIPEVKAYLNGIDAYSILAPSTLFVKIFGSILCVSAGFVVGKEGPMVHTGACIASLLGQGGSRKYHLTWSWLRYFKNDRDRRDLITCGAAAGVAAAFRAPVGGVLFALEEAASWWRSALLWRTFFTTAVVAIVLRGFIQFCATGNCGLFGQGGLIMYDVSAADATYSAPDILAVLLLGVFGGIFGSIYNYLVDKVIRTYSIIHERGAAAKILLVITIALLTSAVSYGLPWFATCIQCPTDETECPTVGKAGNYISFNCPSGYYNDIASLFLNTNDDAIRNLFGTDTTKEFHIYSLFIFFAAVFILGVVTYGIAIPSGLFIPVILAGACYGRLVGRLFESISSLDTGLFALLGAASFLGGTMRMTVSLCIILLELTNDILLLPLVMLVLLISKTVADNFNKGIYDQIVKIKGLPYLEAHAEPYMKNLVTSDVVSGPLVTFAGVEKVGYILHALRTTGHNGFPVIDEPPFSDTPELCGLVLRSHLLTLLNGKVFSKERVLQGEEILRRFGAFDFAKAGSGKGLKVEDLDIEEEEMEMYVDLHPITNASPYTVVETMSLAKAAILFRQLGLRHLCLVPKSQGRSPIVGILTRHDFMPEHILGLFPNIKPHNN
- the LOC126798862 gene encoding chloride channel protein CLC-c isoform X1, coding for MDPEKNTVFVGTNQFVDVENFGLLDKEGEDNDNSRTHSYREPLLTRRITNTTSQIAIVGSNVCPIESLDYEIFENDLFKQDWRSAKKSRILQYVVLKWALALVIGLVTGLVGFFNNIAVENISGYKLLLTSSFMAKEQYYRAFGVYAAMNVGLATAAAALCAFIAPAAAGSGIPEVKAYLNGIDAYSILAPSTLFVKIFGSILCVSAGFVVGKEGPMVHTGACIASLLGQGGSRKYHLTWSWLRYFKNDRDRRDLITCGAAAGVAAAFRAPVGGVLFALEEAASWWRSALLWRTFFTTAVVAIVLRGFIQFCATGNCGLFGQGGLIMYDVSAADATYSAPDILAVLLLGVFGGIFGSIYNYLVDKVIRTYSIIHERGAAAKILLVITIALLTSAVSYGLPWFATCIQCPTDETECPTVGKAGNYISFNCPSGYYNDIASLFLNTNDDAIRNLFGTDTTKEFHIYSLFIFFAAVFILGVVTYGIAIPSGLFIPVILAGACYGRLVGRLFESISSLDTGLFALLGAASFLGGTMRMTVSLCIILLELTNDILLLPLVMLVLLISKTVADNFNKGIYDQIVKIKGLPYLEAHAEPYMKNLVTSDVVSGPLVTFAGVEKVGYILHALRTTGHNGFPVIDEPPFSDTPELCGLVLRSHLLTLLNGKVFSKERVLQGEEILRRFGAFDFAKAGSGKGLKVEDLDIEEEEMEMYVDLHPITNASPYTVVETMSLAKAAILFRQLGLRHLCLVPKSQGRSPIVGILTRHDFMPEHILGLFPNIKPHNN